A section of the Agarivorans litoreus genome encodes:
- a CDS encoding substrate-binding periplasmic protein, with protein sequence MLAYKNTLTTLLLLVLSLPSPASQAEPLRLAADRWCPFNCQVSSRSPGYIIEIAQQVFAPDYQVSLVEMPWSRALRHTQKGVYQAVVGALAGEAEGFIYPKLAIGKAQQVLVMRSDSNWQYQGVPSLEDLTIAVIADYDYNDELDAYISAHQHRRNLVVVRSEQALERMHKLLMERKIDGYVEDKSVVNYYTHQRGDNNDIRFATRFSSEPVYIAFSPANPQSPALAHRLSEGIQGLRNSGELAKILQRYGLSDWQ encoded by the coding sequence TTGTTAGCCTACAAAAACACCTTAACCACCTTACTGTTGCTGGTACTTAGCTTGCCGAGCCCAGCTAGCCAAGCGGAGCCGCTGCGTTTGGCCGCTGATCGCTGGTGCCCTTTTAATTGCCAAGTGAGCAGTCGCTCACCGGGTTACATCATCGAGATTGCACAGCAGGTTTTTGCGCCCGATTATCAAGTAAGCCTAGTTGAGATGCCCTGGTCACGTGCGCTGCGTCATACTCAAAAAGGTGTTTATCAAGCGGTGGTAGGGGCACTCGCCGGCGAAGCCGAAGGTTTTATTTACCCTAAGCTGGCCATTGGTAAAGCCCAGCAAGTACTAGTGATGCGTAGCGATAGTAACTGGCAGTATCAAGGCGTTCCTTCACTGGAAGACCTGACGATAGCGGTGATTGCTGATTATGACTACAACGATGAACTTGATGCCTATATTAGTGCTCATCAACATCGCCGTAATTTGGTGGTTGTTCGCAGTGAACAGGCGCTGGAGCGTATGCATAAGCTGCTGATGGAACGAAAAATTGATGGCTACGTCGAAGATAAAAGTGTAGTGAATTATTACACCCACCAACGGGGAGATAATAACGACATTCGCTTCGCCACTCGCTTTAGTAGCGAGCCAGTGTACATTGCGTTTTCTCCGGCTAACCCACAAAGCCCGGCTTTAGCTCATCGCTTAAGCGAAGGTATACAAGGTTTAAGAAACAGTGGAGAGTTAGCCAAAATTTTACAACGCTATGGACTTAGCGACTGGCAATAA
- a CDS encoding GIY-YIG nuclease family protein — translation MSGDDSLVVQQAASEWFLYIIRTKQQYLYTGVTTDVARRFAEHQQGGVKGAKALRGKGPLQLVYQQCLASKQQAMRLEYAIKQLPKAAKERLVQGEIDWQSVLPESSSKA, via the coding sequence ATGTCTGGTGATGACTCTCTAGTAGTTCAACAAGCTGCTAGTGAGTGGTTTTTGTATATTATTAGAACCAAACAACAGTATTTGTACACCGGCGTGACTACCGATGTGGCGCGCCGTTTTGCCGAGCACCAACAAGGTGGTGTTAAAGGTGCCAAAGCCCTACGCGGAAAAGGCCCGCTACAGTTGGTGTATCAACAATGTTTGGCGTCGAAGCAGCAGGCCATGCGCTTAGAATATGCCATTAAACAATTACCAAAAGCCGCTAAGGAACGCTTGGTGCAGGGAGAAATAGATTGGCAAAGCGTGTTGCCAGAATCAAGCTCCAAAGCTTAA
- a CDS encoding Tim44 domain-containing protein has protein sequence MLKKLMSVMALVMAVLIITPDAEAKRFGGGKSWGKSQPTFKKQPSQTNQQANQQQNQNNGTAANTGRRSGMMGGLLGGLLAGGLFAALLGGGAFEGLQMMDILLFALIAFVAVRFLRGLNQQKAAAINHQPAQAYQAPQAEQQWQQGGFASASQLASEGEEDVPFNPPAGFDANAFLEGARGHFDTLQRAWNDNKLEVMQEYLSIELYNALAEERRSYGSEEINSSVVFIDAELVRADHSMLNAEVSVKFTGKTRDEVSGQESDVAEVWHLERKLDQANSPWLIVGIEA, from the coding sequence ATGTTAAAAAAATTGATGAGTGTTATGGCGTTGGTGATGGCGGTATTGATTATTACCCCCGACGCAGAGGCCAAACGCTTTGGTGGAGGTAAGTCTTGGGGTAAAAGCCAACCTACCTTTAAAAAACAACCGAGCCAAACTAATCAACAGGCTAATCAGCAGCAGAACCAAAACAATGGTACTGCCGCAAATACTGGCCGTCGCTCAGGGATGATGGGTGGATTGTTAGGCGGCTTATTAGCCGGCGGTTTGTTTGCTGCTTTGCTTGGCGGTGGGGCCTTTGAAGGCCTACAGATGATGGATATTTTGTTGTTTGCTTTAATTGCCTTTGTGGCGGTGCGTTTCTTACGTGGCCTCAACCAACAAAAGGCAGCGGCAATCAATCACCAACCCGCGCAGGCTTATCAAGCTCCTCAGGCAGAGCAACAGTGGCAACAGGGTGGTTTTGCTAGTGCTAGCCAACTTGCTAGCGAAGGCGAAGAGGACGTGCCGTTTAATCCGCCAGCAGGTTTTGACGCGAATGCCTTTTTAGAAGGTGCTCGTGGTCACTTTGATACTCTGCAGCGCGCTTGGAACGACAACAAGCTAGAGGTGATGCAAGAATACTTGAGCATTGAACTATACAACGCCCTAGCTGAAGAGCGTCGCTCATACGGTTCTGAGGAAATAAATAGTAGTGTTGTGTTTATTGATGCCGAACTGGTTCGTGCTGATCACTCAATGTTAAATGCCGAAGTAAGCGTTAAATTTACCGGTAAAACACGTGATGAGGTTAGCGGCCAAGAAAGCGATGTTGCCGAAGTGTGGCACTTAGAGCGCAAACTCGATCAAGCTAATTCACCGTGGTTGATTGTAGGCATAGAAGCGTAA